The Cytobacillus oceanisediminis genomic interval TCCGTAGGCAACAGCTTCTTCAATCGGAGACAGTTCTTCCCTTTGAAGGTTTTCAATTAAAGCCACTGAAGCCGTTTCCGTATCACTTAGATTTTTTACGATAGCCGGAGCTTCTTCCCAGCCCAGTTTTTTCATGGCCCGGTATCTGCGTTCACCTGCTATGATTTCAAACTGGCCATCCTCAAATTCCCGTACGACAATCGGCTGGATGATACCATGTGTATGGATGGTCCGAGAAAGCTCTTCTATCTTCTCATCATCAAACACCGTTCTTGGCTGAAAACGGTTGGGGACGATTTGATCAATAGGTATCCTCTTAACTTCTTCTCTGTCGCTTAAGTCTTCAATATCCAATTGTTCTTCTGCTGGTTTTTCCGCTGTAACTTGTTCTCCCTTTTCGCCTAGGCCAAAAAAGCGTGAGAAAGAATGCTTCATCACCCTGCACCACCTTTACGAAACTCCCTATAACATATTCTCTATCATCATGACAAATCCTGCCGGACAGGAGCAATATTAATATCTGGAAAAATCGATTAGTTTACACCATTATGTCATACAATGGCAATTTGCGCACCCTATTCAATTGGTGTTTTATTGGGTGTCCCCGGCTTCCGCGGGTACTTTTTAGGAGTGCTCTTTTCTTTTTTAATGATTAATATATTGCGCTCACTCTCTTCCTCAGGCAAGGTGAACGTGTGGGAAGCCACGAGTTTTCCGCCAAGTACCGAGATGGCCTTTTTGCCGGCATCCAGTTCTTCTTTTGCACTGGCACCCTTCATTGCCACAAATGTGCCTCCTGTTTTTGCCAGAGGCAGACAAAGTTCACTCAAAACGGACATTCTGGCAACAGCCCTTGCTGTCACAACATCAAAAGACTCGCGGTATTCTTTGTTCTGGCCAAAGGTTTCCGCACGGTCATGGATAAAGCGGACATTCTCAAGCTCCAGCTTCTTCGCCAAATGCTCCAGAAACCCAATGCGTTTATTCAGCGAGTCAACGATCGTAATATGTAAACCCGGAAAAGCAATTTTAATCGGTATACTTGGAAAACCGGCACCAGCACCGACATCACAAACCTTTAACGGCTGGTTGAAATCAAAGTAAAAAGCAGCGCTTATCGAGTCATAAAAATGCTTGAGATAAACATCTTCCTTTTCCGTGATGGCTGTTAAATTCATTTTTTCATTCCATTCCACCAGTGTGGAATAGTATGTGTCATATTGATGCAATTGCTGTGGCGAAAGGGCAATCCCCTTCGCCGCCAGCATTTCTGTAAATTGTTCGGTATTCATTTATAAATCCTTTCGGTTCTCAGACATGATCGGATTTTCCCTTTACTCCGCTGAAACTCTTGCGATTCTGCCCTGTTCTAAATAAACAAGCAAAATAGAGATATCGGCAGGGTTTACACCGGAAATCCGTGAAGCCTGCGCGAGAGATAGCGGCCTTACTTCCTTCAGCTTTTGTCTTGCTTCAGAAGCCAGTCCGTTAATATCATCATAATCGATGTTTTCAGGGATCTTCTTGTTCTCCATCTTCTTCAGTCGCTCTACCTGCTGCAGTGACTTTTCAATATAGCCTTCATACTTGATCTGGATTTCCACCTGTTCGGTTACATCCGCATCAAGCGTGCTCTCAGCTGGAACTAGCTGCTGGATATGCTCATACGTCATTTCCGGACGCTTCAGCAAATCAGATGCGCGGATGCCATCTTTCAGCCCGCTTCCGCCCTGGCTTTTAATCAGCTCCTGCACATCAGAAGTCGGCTTGATGATGATGCCTTGCAGACGTGCTTTCTCTTCTTCAATTGCCTGCTTTTTCAGCTGGAATTTTTTATAGCGTTCTTCACTGATCAGCCCAACTTTGCGGCCAAGCTCTGTTAAGCGCAGGTCAGCATTATCATGGCGAAGCAGCAGACGGTATTCCGCTCTTGAAGTCAATAGACGGTAAGGCTCGTTAGTGCCTTTGGTCACAAGGTCATCAATCAGGACGCCAATATAAGCATCTGAACGGCTTAAAATGACTTCTTCCTTATCCAGCGATTTTAATCCGGCATTCATACCTGCCATTAGCCCCTGGCCGGCAGCTTCTTCATAGCCGGATGTCCCGTTAATCTGGCCGGCAGTATAGAGATTTTTAACCTTTTTGGTTTCAAGTGTCGGCCATAATTGTGTAGGTACGATGGAATCATATTCAATCGCATAGCCGGCACGCATCATCTGTACATTTTCAAGTCCGGGAATGGTTCTGAGAATCTTCTGCTGCACATCCTCAGGCAAGCTTGTTGAAAGCCCCTGCACATACACTTCCTGTGTATTGCGGCCTTCAGGCTCCAGGAAGATCTGATGGCGCGGCTTATCATTAAAGCGGACCACTTTATCTTCAATCGACGGGCAATAGCGCGGTCCTGTCCCTTTGATCATACCGGAATACATCGGCGAGCGATGAAGATTATTGTCGATTAATGTGTGCGTTTCTTCATTGGTATACGTCAGCCAGCAAGGAAGCTGGTCCGTAATGTATTTTGTCGTTTCATAGGAAAAAGCTCTCGGCACATCATCGCCAGGCTGGATTTCCGTTTTGCTGTAATCAATGCTGTGGCTGTTGACGCGCGGCGGTGTTCCTGTTTTAAAACGGACCAGATCAAAGCCAAGCTCCTGCAAATGCTCTGAGAGCTTAATGGATGGCTGCTGATTGTTAGGACCGCTGGAGTACTTCAGCTCACCAAGGATGATTTCCCCTCTTAAGAAGGTTCCTGTGGTAATGACTACCGCTTTTGAATGATAAACGGCACCTGTCTGTGTGACAACACCCCTGCATTCTCCATCTTCGACAATCAGCTGTTCAACCATTCCCTGAATAAGCGTCAGGTTTGGTTCATTTTCCAGCGTTTTTTTCATTTCATGCTGATACGTGAATTTATCGGCCTGCGCTCTTAACGCACGGACTGCAGGACCTTTTCCTGTATTAAGCATGCGCATCTGAATATGGGTTTTATCGATGTTCTTGCCCATTTCTCCGCCAAGGGCATCGATTTCCCTCACGACAATCCCTTTAGCAGGACCTCCGACTGAAGGGTTGCAGGGCATAAAGGCTACCATATCCAGGTTGATTGTAATCATTAATGTCTTTGCGCCGAGACGGGCCGAAGCAAGGCCTGCTTCCACACCCGCATGTCCGGCTCCGACTACTATGACATCATAACTTCCAGCTTCATATGTCATGATGCGGCCTCCTTTGCAGCAATCAGAAAAGCACATGCACAAGCTTTTGAAAAGCCCGGGGCCTGAGCCAGCCGATTGCAAAAGTTAAAAATCTATTTCCGCTGCGTCAGCTTACACAGCCTGCCTGAATCATCTATTTTCCTAAACAGAACTGCGAGAATAACTGGTCGATCAAGCTTTCATGGACGCTGTCGCCAATAATTTCACCAAGCAGCTCCCATGTTCTCGTCAAATCAATTTGCACAATGTCAATCGGCGTTCCCATCTCAACACCCTGCATCGCTTCGTCGATGGCATTTTGCGCCTGGTTCAATAGGGCAATATGGCGGGTATTGGATACATATGTCATATCCCCGGCTTCGATGGAGCCTGCAAAGAATAAAGAAGCAATGGCTTCCTCAAGATCGTCGAC includes:
- the rsmG gene encoding 16S rRNA (guanine(527)-N(7))-methyltransferase RsmG, which encodes MNTEQFTEMLAAKGIALSPQQLHQYDTYYSTLVEWNEKMNLTAITEKEDVYLKHFYDSISAAFYFDFNQPLKVCDVGAGAGFPSIPIKIAFPGLHITIVDSLNKRIGFLEHLAKKLELENVRFIHDRAETFGQNKEYRESFDVVTARAVARMSVLSELCLPLAKTGGTFVAMKGASAKEELDAGKKAISVLGGKLVASHTFTLPEEESERNILIIKKEKSTPKKYPRKPGTPNKTPIE
- the mnmG gene encoding tRNA uridine-5-carboxymethylaminomethyl(34) synthesis enzyme MnmG; this encodes MTYEAGSYDVIVVGAGHAGVEAGLASARLGAKTLMITINLDMVAFMPCNPSVGGPAKGIVVREIDALGGEMGKNIDKTHIQMRMLNTGKGPAVRALRAQADKFTYQHEMKKTLENEPNLTLIQGMVEQLIVEDGECRGVVTQTGAVYHSKAVVITTGTFLRGEIILGELKYSSGPNNQQPSIKLSEHLQELGFDLVRFKTGTPPRVNSHSIDYSKTEIQPGDDVPRAFSYETTKYITDQLPCWLTYTNEETHTLIDNNLHRSPMYSGMIKGTGPRYCPSIEDKVVRFNDKPRHQIFLEPEGRNTQEVYVQGLSTSLPEDVQQKILRTIPGLENVQMMRAGYAIEYDSIVPTQLWPTLETKKVKNLYTAGQINGTSGYEEAAGQGLMAGMNAGLKSLDKEEVILSRSDAYIGVLIDDLVTKGTNEPYRLLTSRAEYRLLLRHDNADLRLTELGRKVGLISEERYKKFQLKKQAIEEEKARLQGIIIKPTSDVQELIKSQGGSGLKDGIRASDLLKRPEMTYEHIQQLVPAESTLDADVTEQVEIQIKYEGYIEKSLQQVERLKKMENKKIPENIDYDDINGLASEARQKLKEVRPLSLAQASRISGVNPADISILLVYLEQGRIARVSAE